The Mustela nigripes isolate SB6536 chromosome X, MUSNIG.SB6536, whole genome shotgun sequence genomic sequence gtagagattacttaaaattaaaatattttaaaaaatactgatgtctGAAACCTACCCTCAAAGACTGATTGAATTTGTCTGGGCACAGCCTGAACATGAGGAGTTTTAAAAGCTCCCTTGGTGGTTTTAGTGTGTGCACCAAGGTTTAGAACCACCGACTTAAGAATCAACAATTATTGACATTTTGCCATATGTATCTTTGGCTGaaccattttaaagtaaagaCATGATACTTCACCCCAGGCCTTTCCTTTCCTCtagttgcatatatatatatatgtatgtgtatacacagatacatacacccacatatacacacacacacattttctttctatattttattatgaaaatattccaaaatacagaaaagttaaaaaaaattatacagtgaACAACTATAAACCCACCATACAGATTCTATAAGTGCTAACATTGTCCTATATTTACTTTATCACCAATGTATCCTTTTATCCATCCACCAATCCATCTGGTTTTTTTAACATGCATTTCAAACGAGGTTACAGGCATCACTACACCTCATCCCTTAAAGACTTTGGTGTGCATATTATTAACTAGAGttcaatatttgttaaatgtcCTCTCCTTTTCTTGAGGCCAAATTTTCACAGTTAAATGTACAGGTCTTAAATGTGTACCATCACtaagttttgataaatataaacatacatgtcacatttttttttaaatggaatgctatgtgtattttatgtttttacttaACATCAAGAGCTTTCTATACCACTTAACATATTATATTTCACGTAACAGATTATAAACAGATTTCTATACCATTTATGTTGTCTTGACAGTAATGATAtaccatcatttctttttatctgatCCCCTGTTGagcacttaggctgcttccaatttttcataataaatagcATTGCAATGGACATTCCTGCAGCTAAATATTAACTcctattcttaatttttcatgaaGTGGTTCTAAGGATGTAGTCAGAttttcatattagaaaaataCTTTCGATGTCTGGTGTGTAAATGTGGAAGGGGATTAGAAGAGGCCAGGAAGGAGTCAGCCAAGAAACCCGGGTCCTGTCCCTAGTAAGCAGTTTATGGAGCTGTCCCAGCCTAGAGGCCTTGGAGATTCCAGGGCAGACAggagagatgggaaaggaaggaaaaaggaagaggtaACTCACACTGATGGAGCACCTAGTGGACCAAGGATTATGCTAGGCACTTACCTATCACTGGTTAGTGCTCAGAACAACCCAAACTGATCATTCTCTccatgtaaaatggagaaaatggactAAAGGAAAACAAGCTCCCCACCCTTTCTCAAATTTGCCATTCCAACAACAGGGAACTATTTATGGTCTCttgtgctcagtgggttaaagcctctgccttcgactcaggtcatgatcccggggtcctgggattgagccccacatcgggctctcggctccgtggggagcctgcttcctcctctctctctctctctgcctgcctctctgcctacttgtgatctctgtctgtcaaataaataaaacttaaaaaaaaaaagccccacccAAATTCCAGGCTGGGGCAGGTCTCTCCTGGGCTTCTCAGCCCTATTTTCACTCCGGGTCACAGTGCTAATCCCCCTGTATTGTCCCTATCTCCCCTCCTAGACCATGAGCTCCTTGAGGATAGGGCCAGCCCTCTCTAAGCCCCAAGTCTTTAGCACAGGGTCTGGAAATTATTAGTAactgctgaataaataaatacaggctACATGACTTGCCTAAAGTCATATAATAAGTTAAGGACCAGAGGGTCAAAACCCTGGTCTGACTCCAAAATACTGTTTACCACTCCAGTTGCTTTTGGTTGGCCTGCCTAAcccaacatttttctttcccccccccccccccgcaccccaaggactgaggaggagaagaaagactgGGTCCAGGTAACATCCAAGAAGGCTTTGTGGTAGGGGGCTGGAAGAGTATTAACAGGTCTCCTTGGGGTTTGTGGACTCTCCCCTAAACTCATATCAGACCAGAATGGGCCTGGACACAGCTTTTCAACAAACTTTAccatccctgttttacagataagcaaactgaggtccagaggtTAAACAGAAATTCATAAATTCTCCCTTTAGAAAGCTGGCTCCTCTGAGGGTACAACCCCAGTGAGTTAAATCCTGTAAAACCTAAAGTCCAGACAGTGGCCAGGAAGACCTTCTGTGATTTTTCAACCACTGATCTGAGAATTGGATTTGGGATTGGGCTTGCTCAAGATCATATGCCTAACAAGGGGCAGAGTCTGGCCAAGAAACCAAGTTTTCTTACTCCAGGCTAGGTCATAGGAAGGTAAGGTGAGGGTGGAAGTAGGTGGGTTGTGAGGTGATCTgacttcttatttcttaaaacCTCCTTTATAGGCCATCAACTCCACCCTCCTGAAGCACGAACAGACGCTGGAGACCTTCAAACTGTTGAACTCAACAAACAGGGAAGATGAAGACACACCCCCTAATTCTCCAGTAAGagtcctcaccctctccccctgcactGGGACCCCTTCCAGGCTTCCAAGTCCCCACTTGACCTTGAAATGATCCTTGCCCCTTCCCGGAGAGTGAACACCAGAGAGGCAGAGTGCAGGACCTCAGAAGAACAGTCTTCTTTTGGTATGGCCACAGAGGAAtcatgggggaaactgaggcccagaaagtaAAAATGACTTGTCGTCAGTAGTATGGTAAGGTAAGGTCAGAGCAAGGATTCAAAGGCAGATCTTCTGAATGTATCTGCTGCTTCCCACTGATGATCCAAGCCttcaggcagagggcaggggctaGCTGGACTGGGCTGGGGAGTAGCTATCTCTGACCTGGGACCTGGCCCTCTCTCCAGAACGTGGATCTTGGGAAGCGGGCACCTACACCCATCCGAGAGAAGGAAGTCACCATGTGCATGCGCTGCCAGGAGCCCTTCAATTCCATCACCAAACGCAGGCACCACTGCAAGGCCTGCGGGCATGTGAGTtttggcaggcaggggcagagataGGGAGGGGACAGGCTGGCAGCCCAAAGGCCCACTTCTGAGTGGGTTACCTTCTAAGTAACCTCTAAGTGGGGGAGGCCATGAGTCCACTGTGGGAGTTGGTACACTGAAGGGAAAGACCTGCAGGAACCAGGCTGTTTTTGCCCACTTGCCACCCCAGGTGGTTTGTGGGAAGTGCTCCGAGTTCCGGGCCCGCCTCATCTATGACAACAACCGCTCCAACCGTGTGTGCACGGACTGCTACGTGGCcttgcatggggtgcctgggagcaGCCCGGTCTGCAGCCAGCATACACCCCAGCGTCGGAGGTCTATCCTGGAGGTAAGAGCCAGGTTCCCGACTAACAGTCCCACGCCAACCACATGGGCCCAGCCACCCACCATGACTGACACACGCGTGGGCATCTCTGAAATGCTAGGGTGCTATGTGCTTCCACTGAGCAAGTGACCCAGGCTTGGAGTGAGTAAAATGAATGCAAGAGTGAATGAAAGACGAATTTTTATTTAAGTGCTTTagccatttaatcctcacagtaagtAATCTATCCATGCTATTTCTATCCCTGGGTTacaaatgagggaactgaggctcagggagttATTTGCCCAAATTACAcagccagcaagtggcagagctagtacgttttttcaataaacaaattatcttttcttattaCAAAATAGGATATGTGCACTGGGGAAAATTAgacaatataaacaaaaataataaaaacaccatATTCCTTCCACCCACTAGATTACCACTAATAATAATTGTGCTGTAGCATGCCATACatacatttttggttttctttttaaccaaaCTGAGGTattcatttcacttaacatttaaagaatgcttactctgggggtgcctgggtagctcagatggttaagcggctgactctatttcagctcaggttatgatctcagggtcctgagatggagccctcgGGTGAGTTCCtcactcggggggggggggggcggggagtttgcttgaggatttactctctccctctgcccctaattCCTGCTCACGTGCACGtgtgagcgctctctctctctctcaaaaataaataaatcttttttaaaaaagaatgcttactccgtgccaggcactcttctgaGCATTTTgcatacattaactcatttaatccttacaacagaCCTATATGTTCTCCTTCCAAGTCAATACATTTTCATCTCAAGCTGGGATTCTAAGCCAAACTGCCTTACACAGCTACCCAATCCTCTTCACAATGCTAGGGTTGCCTCTTGCTAAATCCAAGGCATGAATGTTATGATGAAATACAACGAACAGGGGGAGGTATAAAGGCATAAGTGACTTGAGGAATAAATCAACTGATGGAACAATGCCTGCCTGGCATCTAGGTGCCCCTGCTGAAACACCCCTCCCACCAACTCTTAGGAGGCAAGCAGCCACTGCAGTGCAGCAGACAAGCCTGGCTTTCAGCCTCAATCCTAACCCACAGGGGATGGGGGTACTGGACAAATCCTTCCCACCATCTGAGCTTCAGCTTTATCAATCCCTATGCTGAGGGCATGTCAAAGCCAAGAGTAGCCAGGCCAGGCCTTCTATCAACACTGATGTCCCCTATGTCTCTGGCCACAGAAACAGGCCTCAGTGGCTGCGGAGAACAGCGTCATCTGCAGCTTCCTACACTACATGGAGAAAGGTGGCAAAGGATGGCACAAGGCATGGTTCGTGGTCCCTGAGAATGAACCCTTGGTGCTGTACATCTATGGAGCCCCTCAGGTGTGCATCCCATTCTTTCAGGGCCTTTCAGCCACCTGGCAAAACCAggctgctcctcttctctttcagTCCTTGACCTCTCCTTGGCCTTGGGAGATTGGGTAAGGCTAAGGGGAAATCAGAACCCCTACCCCTTATGAGACAAAGACCAGCTAGAGACAAGGAGTGACTGTGGGCCAACATGTGTAGGGAAAAGCAGGGTGAGATAGTGGAGCTAGTTTCGTGGAGGTTAGGCACTGCTAGGTCCAGTTTGGAGCGGGGAAGAACAAGTGAATGGAGGCAACAGCTGAAACAAAGGCCTgcaaatattatttgttatatgCTAAAGAGACTAGCCCAACTGGTTTTGGTTGTGGGAGGAAATGGGTATTTGAACTAGCCTGCATGCCTCAGTTGACATTTTTCAGTTGCTATCAATGGAGCCATGGACATTTccggaggaggggaaggaaaagaagggttCAGCTGATGCAAAACTAGTGAGAAGCCCAGCCTCGAGGTGACCCTCAGCTCTGTCCTGTTCCCTAGGATGTGAAAGCCCAGCGCAGCTTGCCCCTCATTGGCTTTGAGGTGGGGCCTCCTGAGGCAGGGGAGCGGCCTGACAGAAGGCACGTCTTCAAGATCACCCAGAGCCACCTGAGCTGGTACTTCAGCCCCGAGACAGAGGAGCTGCAGCGGCGATGGATGGCAGTGCTCGGTCGGGCAGGCCGTGGGGACACGTTCTGCCCAGGACCCACACTGTCTGAGGACAGGGAGATGGAGGAGGCACCAGTGGCAGCTTCAGGAGCCATTGCTGAACCCTCCGAAGCCCCCCAGACCCAAGACAAGACCTAGAGGGTTTGGGAGGAACTGGGGCCCGCTGCTCCACACTCTAGCTGCCCATGTCCAATTGGGGGCCCCagtcccctccctcccagctcagTCAATACTTGAACTCCCATCACGGGCACTTTCAATCCCCAGTGCTGGGTCTTGggttttttaattcatcttttcaCAAAacctgggctttaaaaaaaaattcctacagtgatgttaattttttttaaatccctgtcCCCAGGAAGGGTGGGAGCTGTTGCTAGACCCCCTTGAATTAGGCTGTTTTGTCCTCCATCCCTTCAACATCCTACAGATCCTGCCTCCacccaatcccccccccccccaaactggaGGCAGATTTGGATTCAAGTGCCAGTTATGCCACTGACCCCATGGCCCTGgcccacccctgctccccccaGCCAGTGTATACACACATTACGTGGGGTGGTGACCAGACCCCTCCTGCCTCTTCCATGGCTTATAGCTTCTACCCGGCCCCAAGGCTACCCAGTATTTTATCGTCCAGACCCATGGCAGGGCCACAGGGCAGGACAGGGGAATGGGGGGGAGACAATGGatactctttgttttgttttttaaagaaaaatacagtttatttcGGGCTTATGGAAACTTTCAGAGTGCTGCTGTGTTCCATTTATCCACCTCTTTGTTCACAGTAACAGGCTGCTAGGGTGGGCCCAAAAACTGCTCCCTTACTGAGCTCTGAAGCCCAGCTCCTAAAAGGCTGATTCTAAGGCTCTTCATGGGTCAAGTCACAGATTAAATAATAAGGTACTATTTACTGAGGTTTTAAGCCTCATCCCTGGATTTGGGTAAGTATATGGAAAGAggctgggggaaaaagaaaacaaagcccatGTCCCCCAAGCTCACCACCTAGGCAAACTCTTAGACTTCTTGAAGGAATCCAGGGCTAGAGGCTAAGCTGCAGAAAGGGAGTGTTCCTGGGAGGTTCCAATTTCTGGGCAGGGGTACAGAGctgctttgtgtgtgtatgggcaggggaaaaagaagaagaggtacCACAGCTATTTTCATTCACATATTCAACTCATCTTGCTTCTAGTTTGCAAGTTCATCTCAACATTCCTGACCCAGCAGGGCTACTGGTTCTCCTGCTGGTCCTCTCCCTTTACAGATCCACCTGGCCACTGTCAACCAGTGTTTAGCTTCTCCAGTCATGCCCTCACCTGCTCAACCCTCCCTCTTCATACTAACCACACCTGAGAGGCAATGTACTATGAAATCAGGCCCATCATGCAGACAGTAACTTAAGACCCAAGGGAGTGTGGTGAACCAGGTCACACTACCTCGAGAGCAAGGACCCTAGGGTTCTTCTTCCCCTGGAGGAAACTGAACAGGGGAACAGGAAGAGGGTAGAGATGGGGGAACCAGTCCAAGAGTCCACAACCCTCCCCAAAACCCCTATAGACAAGGCTCAAAACAACTAGCAAGCAAGGACCCAAACCATTTCCAGCCCCACTCATTTCTTTCTCCGGACAATGGTCCAGCCATCCTCCACTATATCCTCTTCTTTAATAGTCTGGGAGTCTGGACCAGAGGATTCAGGCTGGGGGCAAACCCCATCTGTAGCTGCCCCATCATTCGTAGCTGTAACCTGGAGGAGAAATACAGTAAAAAGCTAAATACAACACCTCCTGGCTATGGCCACTGGAGACCCAGGCTCTCTTCCCAGCTTTGCCAggactggctgtgtgaccttaggaaaGTTCCCTGCCCTCTCTGGATAATatatccccccaccccatcacttCCCTATGAAACTAGCTGATTTCCCAGAAAATTGAAGATATCTGCATCTCCCCACCCAAGGGGCACCCCCTTTCACCTCCATTTCCTCCACGCTGTCCGCATCATCTTCATCCGTTTCTCTGGCTGTTGTAACTGCAGTGGCTCTGATGCTGTACTTTCTTTGGGTAATGTGAGAGGCCATCTCCTTCAGAGCAGCCCCATCACCCCTCTGGAAGTGGTAGAACATGGTCTGTAGCTGCTGGCTCACCTACCAAGAAAACATTCAACTAGCTTGGATTTTTTGGAGAACCTACAATACAACCCGCATGTGTCTGCAGCGAGAGTAGGGAAGGGTTTGGAATTTTCCAGAAGAGAATGGGGCTCTTTCTTCCCCAAGGAGTTCACTACTGAAGGAATCAGGAATCAGGAATCAGGAATCTGTTCACTACAGAAGGACCCAGGTAAGAGCCTAAAGTATGGAAGGAGAGCTTCCTAGCAAAGGAAGGCACTAGAACTCGGTTTGAAAGACAGAAGAGGTAAAAGGGAAGGCAATCCCAGCAGGGCTTGATGGGGAAAATGTTAACCAGAACAGGGGTGGAAATgtacctggcctgacctgccttTGGGATGGAGGTGAAGAATGGACCCAGTTGAGAATGTTGtatggagagaaatgaaaaagaagaggcagagtTTGGAAAGACCTGGGAAGACTAGACTTTTTCCTTTAGGCAAAAGGGAGTCACAGAAGGTTCTTGCACAGGACTCAAGAAAAGAATGGTTAGACCCAAGGTCTTGgcctaaaaacaaacagacagggagaagaaagctgcaggcagagaaaTGGGAGTTAGTCCACAATATGCTCACCTGGGGCAGACTTCCATCTTCCACAACCGTATCAAATTCGTTCGTCATGAGCTCCCCGAGGAAGTCCTCCACCTCATCTAGCTCCAAGTCAGCTAATAGGAAAGCAAAGACCAGCCACCTGAATCACTCAGGCCCACTACTATTCAATACCTACTTGGTGGGTCCACATCTGATTGGTGGGTAAAGGCCGCAACAGTGAGCCTTTTATTCACTGAAGTGCTCTGTACTACAGGTTTTTATGTGAttcttaaaaaccaaacaaacaaacactaaacATAAATACCTAATTTCCAATCTCCTTCATCCTACCAATCCCTCTTATTCCCAAAGCATCCCAACCACACTCACCCTCTTTCATCTGACCTATTTTAACTGGCCTcttctctgtgaccttgaacaagttacttatctctgtgtctgttttctcatctacaaaatggggctAAGGGCAGCCTTCTTGAAGGTCTGTTATGAGGAGTCCCCTAAATAATGCCTAGCATAGGAGAGACCCATAATCCATGTTAATTTGCATCACTCAAGGGCTGAAGTTTCTGAAATGTAGAAACCCTTCATGACTGCAGCTCCACTGAACGGGATAGATAAGAAAAAATGGACGTTAAGTACTTCCAATGATGAAATCATCATAGCCTTGACATCAACATCCTATTGTGTGATTCTGGCTAATCTCCACCATCTAGGCTTCAGTTACCTTCTGGGCCCCTGCTCTACTTTTTCTGAATTAGAGAATTACTCAAGTCGGTCCCTTCCCTCTGGGAGAGCTCGTTAACTCCCTTGACTTTCCCTAGCACTCTCATCTAATATCCCCCAAAGCCGTCTCCAACACAAACTACACTCTACCAATTTCACAGATGCCTCAGGCCCTCCACATCCAAAGCCAAACTTATCATCTTACCACTTCAAACCTACTTCTTGTCCTTCAGGGTTCCTCTATTCCATGTAAGGCACCTAATCCACCCAGTGACTCAAACCCAAAACCtgcctcctttttcctctctcttcatgACCAAACCATCTCCAAGGCCCCAATCCATTGCTATTGCCACTGCCCTAGTTCAGGCCTCATCATTTTCTACACAGAAATAACCTTCTCATCAGTCTTTCCCTCTCCAGTCCATGCTCCATACCGATTATTTTCCGAACTTTCTAGTAACAAATCTCATCCTATTACTCACCTTAGAAAGGGCCCATGAACTTTCATCACCTACAGCAGTGTTTCATATCCTGCTTTTCAGGAATAGCTGTCCTGCtggtttttaaagaaagctaTCCATAGAAAGCTaatgagaaacaaaggaaaacaggcTTCTTTTTTGTGATTCTTATCGTTAGCcaagcttttattattattatgttaatgtTACTGTGACTCCTAAGGAGGAGCTGCAGAAAAGTTCTTACATAATTTGACTGGAGAAGCTTTTTCTTCACTGAACATCTAACAGAACTATTATTCCATAGCCTGCATTTTGGCAAACGCTGGCCTAACAGACAAACCAAAGGCATGTAACATCTTCCACGTCTTAACCTCTTCCcagggcctccccaccccccagattCATTCTCAACCACTCCTACCTACACTCACAAGCGCGCACACACACCCTTACTCCAATACTGAGCTCCCTGCCACTTTCCAAATATAACACATAATCTTCTCATACCACAGAACTTATTTGTGTGTTGCTCTGTCTCCCCCACCTAGTTAACTCCTTTTCATCCCTTAAGACTCAAGCCAATCACTATCTCCCTGAACAATCTCCAAAGGAAGCCTCCTCCTCAGTCTCAGgctacccaagcaccctgagCTCATCCTTATTAGAACATCACCCCGACTGTAAATGCCTACTTACTTAAATGGATCCATTACTAGATGCAAACTTCCTTGTGATAACTCTACCTAATGTCATCtacaagaccaaaagaaaaaaacctgaataaagAATTTTGCAAAAATCTTACTACGCAAAAGACCCTCTGCAGGGTCCCTTATTCTTACATGACCTTAAAGACACATCAAAGGTGTAGATCTTTGCTGTCCAAATAACCAAAAGTCATTACTGAGCACTAAAAATATGGATAGACCAAATGGAGAAGGTGCTAAAAGTGTAAAATACCCACCAGAATTTGAAAACTTAATACTAAAAAGGGATGTAAAATATCTCATGAGTTATCTTTTATACGGATTACCTGTTGAGATATTTTAGATATACTGACTTCAGTAACATTAATTTCATCCgcttctttttactttgttgaagCGGctgctagaaaattttaaatgacatgaTGTGAGTTGCATTGTATTTTTACTGGACAGTGCTGAGGTGGATACTTTAATATCTATTTTAGGCATTAAGAAACAGAGTCTCAGATAAAACAACTTTTCCAGAGTGATACCGCAGGTCAATGACACAGCCTCTAAGGCATCAGAACTCAAGATTCTGACTCCTAAAGCCTGTATTCATTCCACCCCGACCTTAGTTAAGATACCATCCCACAACTGTTCAACAGGAAGTGCGCGCTCTACAGGACCCGCCTCCTTCTCCCCACGCCCGCAAAGACAGGTCGCAGCGCCTCACGTTCACTCACCATTGCGGAAGAAGTACTCTTCTACTGCACCCCCCAGCCACTCGGCCTTCTCTTGGCTGTGCACGCCCCCGAAGCCATTCTCCACAGCGATCTGCGAACACAGGCCAGAGCCCACCACGTCAGCCTGGAAGCTGGCCTGAGGTGGTGTAGGGTTGGCTGCTTAAGCCGCCCAGTGGCGCCTCAGGCGCGTTGTCCAGCCAACTCTTGTTCTGCCCCAGACACTAACCTTTATCCTAGCCGTGGCCCTACTCACCTGCAAGGCCGGCCAGGCTTCCAGCGCCGCACGGACGCCAGCCCCAAAGAGCGCCCGCGAATCTTCCCCAACTCCGGCCATCATCCGTCCTCTGGCAACGCGACGCCCAGGAGGCCCAATTGCTGCGCAGCACAGCCCAGGCCAAATGAGCCGAAAGCCGAGCCTGAGAACGCCGATGCGCCTTTCCGCGGACCTGGCAGCAAGACTAGAGCAATAGAAAAGTCTATCAGAGCAATGAATGACATCACCGCAGTTAACTCCTATGTAATAAACCAAAGGAAGCCAGGAGTGGAGGTCGGGCGGGGCCATGGGTTATTGAAAGGTGTGGGGAACTTAATAAAGATACggattccagggcgcctgggtggctcggtgggttaagctgctgcctttggctcaggtcatgatctcagggtcctgggaccgaggcccgtcgggctctctgctcagcagggagcctgcttccctctctctctctctgcctgcctctccatctacttgtgatttctctctgttaaaa encodes the following:
- the TSR2 gene encoding pre-rRNA-processing protein TSR2 homolog yields the protein MMAGVGEDSRALFGAGVRAALEAWPALQIAVENGFGGVHSQEKAEWLGGAVEEYFFRNADLELDEVEDFLGELMTNEFDTVVEDGSLPQVSQQLQTMFYHFQRGDGAALKEMASHITQRKYSIRATAVTTARETDEDDADSVEEMEVTATNDGAATDGVCPQPESSGPDSQTIKEEDIVEDGWTIVRRKK